The following are from one region of the Edwardsiella tarda ATCC 15947 = NBRC 105688 genome:
- a CDS encoding MFS transporter, translated as MERSPVKSTLMWLPLIVVCIAQIGTSGDNAVLSIATNEFIHKLAASMDQVQLANIVYSLLAGALMVFGGMLGIAKGFKRVFMAGAALCAVGEALAVMAPTMALLIWGARTLTGLGAALMIPSVLGVIVSLYEGKARAIAFGGVGAATGFAVVIMPVGAGFIMDLLGYRAAFLTLSVWFIAVFLVAWRSIPEIKPSRIRIDYLGTLLVSLGLLSFIIGCSKISLWGLIEPMSAPFTFLGVSPALPLALLGVIIMAVTVWVEKRIEEKHGAALLPRSFLRTRQVRNGLYVTGLIFVVFGGAFFVIVSWVMVVAGWSGIESGLAMMVMAIPMIVLSLTIPKKASHLSPRGVVLASTAMVVAGTVLILSALLPDGFDPILMYPGLALLGAGQGGYSSQSAMIVAAALNPRDAAQSGGIQCSTRNVWQAAGVAIIGAVMLFGSTAIFKNRIENGEVSTIVKVYVANTPVHGFMANQAMLERIQNAGASAEEAEKALAIYKIARIESARWAFWSLVLLVLLHIPGFMGIPTQGWTVRASSEKVGSD; from the coding sequence ATGGAACGCAGTCCGGTAAAAAGTACACTGATGTGGCTACCGCTTATTGTCGTCTGTATCGCCCAGATAGGGACTTCCGGCGATAACGCCGTGCTCTCGATAGCGACCAATGAGTTTATCCATAAGTTGGCGGCCTCAATGGATCAGGTGCAACTGGCCAACATTGTCTACAGCTTGTTGGCCGGTGCCCTGATGGTCTTTGGTGGCATGTTGGGCATCGCCAAGGGATTCAAGCGTGTTTTTATGGCGGGAGCAGCCTTATGCGCGGTCGGCGAGGCGCTGGCCGTGATGGCTCCGACCATGGCGCTACTGATTTGGGGCGCGCGGACACTTACCGGTTTAGGCGCCGCCCTGATGATCCCATCTGTTTTGGGCGTGATTGTCTCGCTGTATGAGGGGAAGGCTCGCGCCATTGCTTTTGGCGGCGTGGGGGCTGCGACCGGTTTTGCCGTGGTGATTATGCCTGTCGGTGCGGGTTTTATTATGGATTTACTCGGCTACCGTGCGGCGTTTCTGACGCTATCGGTGTGGTTTATCGCGGTTTTTCTGGTTGCGTGGAGGAGTATTCCGGAGATTAAGCCGAGTCGCATACGCATTGACTATCTCGGTACCCTGCTGGTCTCGCTCGGTTTACTGTCCTTTATCATCGGCTGTTCAAAGATCAGTCTATGGGGATTGATTGAACCGATGTCTGCTCCTTTCACCTTCTTGGGGGTGTCTCCGGCCCTGCCTTTGGCACTCCTTGGCGTCATAATCATGGCGGTGACCGTATGGGTAGAGAAGCGTATTGAAGAAAAACATGGTGCCGCATTACTCCCTCGTTCTTTTCTTCGTACCCGCCAGGTGCGCAATGGGCTATATGTGACCGGGCTTATTTTTGTGGTCTTCGGCGGCGCTTTTTTCGTGATTGTCTCTTGGGTTATGGTCGTCGCCGGATGGAGCGGGATTGAATCCGGTCTGGCCATGATGGTCATGGCCATCCCTATGATCGTGCTGTCTCTTACTATTCCAAAGAAAGCCAGTCACCTCTCTCCTCGTGGGGTTGTGCTGGCCTCCACGGCGATGGTGGTAGCCGGAACTGTATTGATACTGAGTGCATTATTGCCTGATGGCTTCGATCCGATACTGATGTATCCCGGCCTCGCCCTGCTTGGTGCCGGACAGGGTGGGTATTCCTCTCAGTCTGCCATGATTGTGGCGGCGGCCCTGAATCCCCGTGATGCGGCACAATCTGGTGGTATTCAATGTTCTACGCGCAATGTTTGGCAGGCGGCAGGTGTGGCGATCATTGGCGCGGTGATGTTGTTCGGCTCGACCGCTATCTTTAAAAACCGGATTGAAAATGGCGAGGTCTCCACGATCGTAAAGGTTTATGTCGCCAACACGCCGGTTCATGGTTTTATGGCCAATCAGGCCATGTTGGAACGCATTCAGAATGCCGGAGCCTCGGCCGAGGAGGCGGAGAAGGCGCTGGCTATCTATAAAATCGCCCGTATTGAATCAGCTCGTTGGGCGTTTTGGTCACTAGTACTGTTGGTATTACTCCATATTCCCGGTTTTATGGGTATCCCCACTCAAGGCTGGACGGTGAGGGCAAGCAGCGAAAAAGTGGGTAGCGATTAA
- a CDS encoding amidohydrolase — translation MKMDNIAFRLIDMTSPVTLFLAKKVITMDPAAPCAECVASQHGTIVAVGPTETVMKALALHHCAIEVDDRFREYYIYPGFSEHHMHPHMMGAFLRDAHYIGYVDRKGVDGTRLPGIQSVDALIERLRQLLRHDHARLASSATQWLNCWGFDPLLLNNADVSRDVLDQVSTEYPICLSHASGHVINVNSRALTLCGYERMPADPNLFCYEDGRLNGTIAELAMMQPAIANGAARMDFSLEGLLDAGEIATRIARIHGCTSITDKGTNIPVIPGNMAAEAWIKGAAQKRLHTRVIMEPWFSTIERWRYKTWSGWEAVEALRNEYHPRLSVGNYKLLADGSIQAFTAYLLPDQSYVTPGKPNGLLLMDADAMAKHIALAESHGMSCSIHTNGNGATEAALEAIALVRANNPNPGFRHSLEHCQLATENQFYRMARLGVTPNLFANHLYFWGDVHCKYTVGPHGVRRMDACRSATRYGLKHGVHSDDMVTEVAPLFSAWCAVNRRSLTGVVYGEDQCLTVDEAMRVITYNHAWLAHQDDVRGSIELGKWADFTVLEEEATEAVRERLKDIRIIGTVIGGDDIMLN, via the coding sequence ATGAAAATGGATAATATTGCTTTTCGTTTGATTGATATGACGAGTCCGGTAACGCTATTTCTCGCTAAGAAAGTCATTACTATGGATCCGGCGGCTCCATGTGCCGAATGTGTCGCCAGCCAACATGGCACGATTGTGGCGGTGGGGCCGACAGAGACGGTCATGAAAGCATTAGCGCTACACCATTGCGCCATTGAGGTCGATGATAGGTTTCGTGAATATTATATTTATCCGGGTTTCTCCGAACACCATATGCATCCCCATATGATGGGTGCATTCTTGCGTGATGCTCATTATATCGGTTATGTCGACCGTAAAGGCGTGGATGGGACGCGCCTTCCGGGCATTCAGTCCGTTGACGCATTAATTGAGCGACTTCGGCAGCTGCTCCGCCACGATCATGCTCGTCTGGCCTCATCGGCTACACAGTGGCTAAACTGTTGGGGATTCGACCCTCTCTTGTTGAATAATGCGGATGTCAGCCGTGATGTCTTGGATCAGGTCTCGACGGAGTACCCTATTTGTCTTAGCCATGCTTCCGGGCATGTTATCAATGTGAACTCCCGCGCATTAACCCTGTGTGGTTATGAGCGCATGCCTGCCGACCCTAACCTATTTTGTTATGAAGATGGTCGTTTAAACGGCACCATTGCAGAATTGGCGATGATGCAACCCGCCATTGCTAATGGCGCCGCCCGTATGGATTTCTCTCTAGAGGGATTACTTGATGCTGGAGAAATCGCCACTCGGATTGCCCGTATACATGGTTGTACATCGATTACGGATAAAGGAACCAATATTCCTGTGATACCGGGGAATATGGCAGCAGAAGCCTGGATTAAGGGGGCGGCGCAGAAGCGGTTACATACTCGCGTTATTATGGAACCGTGGTTTTCCACGATAGAACGTTGGCGATACAAGACATGGTCGGGATGGGAGGCGGTCGAAGCCTTGCGCAATGAATATCATCCGCGCCTGAGCGTGGGAAATTATAAGTTATTAGCCGATGGTTCTATCCAGGCCTTTACGGCGTACCTATTGCCAGATCAATCATATGTGACGCCAGGTAAACCGAATGGCTTGTTGCTGATGGATGCAGACGCGATGGCTAAGCATATTGCTCTGGCCGAGAGTCATGGTATGTCGTGCTCGATCCACACCAATGGTAATGGTGCTACCGAGGCGGCGCTGGAGGCTATCGCCCTGGTTCGCGCCAATAATCCGAACCCTGGTTTCCGCCATTCTTTAGAGCATTGCCAGCTGGCTACAGAGAATCAGTTTTACCGCATGGCAAGGCTCGGTGTCACACCGAATTTATTTGCCAATCATCTCTACTTTTGGGGCGACGTACACTGCAAGTACACGGTCGGTCCCCACGGCGTCCGTCGGATGGATGCCTGCCGCAGTGCTACCCGCTATGGATTGAAGCATGGAGTGCACTCTGACGATATGGTGACGGAGGTCGCTCCGCTCTTTTCTGCCTGGTGCGCCGTCAATCGCCGCTCCCTGACTGGGGTCGTTTATGGTGAGGATCAGTGTCTCACCGTGGATGAGGCCATGCGGGTGATTACGTATAACCATGCATGGCTGGCGCACCAAGATGATGTACGCGGTAGCATTGAGCTGGGTAAATGGGCAGATTTTACCGTGCTGGAGGAGGAGGCCACGGAGGCTGTTCGTGAGCGGCTGAAGGATATTCGTATTATTGGGACGGTGATTGGTGGTGACGATATCATGCTTAATTGA
- a CDS encoding type II toxin-antitoxin system RelE/ParE family toxin — MMKILCFPAAEGGAAPMVHFLGQLSGKLAESIKKKLIAFSTQETIYSSSSLKILKPTIWGYKGTIYKLRVDCGAQSARVLFTLSRSNDLVVLHAFLKKTRKTPPKEAEIAIRHLAALNAGADPVPLFPHDT; from the coding sequence ATGATGAAAATTCTTTGTTTTCCGGCAGCGGAGGGGGGAGCCGCACCGATGGTACATTTCCTTGGACAGTTGTCTGGGAAGTTAGCCGAGTCGATTAAAAAGAAGTTGATCGCTTTCAGTACCCAGGAGACGATCTACTCCTCCTCAAGTCTAAAAATTCTGAAACCCACGATATGGGGATATAAAGGCACTATCTATAAACTCCGTGTGGATTGTGGCGCACAGTCTGCGCGGGTGCTATTTACCTTGAGCCGTTCTAACGATCTGGTGGTGCTGCACGCCTTTTTGAAGAAAACACGTAAGACGCCCCCGAAAGAGGCCGAAATCGCGATACGTCATTTAGCGGCATTAAATGCAGGTGCTGATCCGGTTCCTTTATTTCCACATGATACCTAA
- the nudI gene encoding nucleoside triphosphatase NudI has protein sequence MRQRIIVCPIIQNEGAFLLCKMADDRGVFPGQWALPGGGMEVGETMEAALRREIREELGESLVISEITPWTFRDDVRTKRYADGRTEEIYMVYLIFDCVSRNRDIIFNEEFQQVAWVMPEALAGMDLNEATRLTFCQKGLL, from the coding sequence ATGCGTCAGAGGATTATTGTATGCCCTATCATTCAGAATGAAGGGGCGTTTCTGTTGTGCAAGATGGCGGATGATCGAGGCGTGTTCCCTGGACAATGGGCGCTACCGGGAGGCGGGATGGAGGTCGGGGAAACCATGGAGGCGGCCCTACGGCGTGAGATCCGCGAGGAGTTGGGAGAGTCCTTGGTGATCAGCGAGATAACGCCGTGGACATTCCGTGATGACGTACGAACCAAGCGTTACGCGGATGGCCGTACCGAAGAGATTTACATGGTCTACCTGATCTTCGACTGCGTTAGCCGCAATCGGGACATTATCTTTAATGAAGAGTTTCAGCAAGTGGCCTGGGTTATGCCTGAGGCACTGGCCGGGATGGATCTTAATGAGGCGACCCGGCTGACCTTCTGCCAGAAGGGGCTGCTGTAA
- a CDS encoding universal stress protein → MYKNILVPVDIEEDLLTQNALEHVIYMAKLTNAEVHFLYVLPDAQAFVTAYSFGIKEFENKAVANAEEKLLTLIDHIDLPRERMSYTIRFGTPRDEALLQAEEMGADLIVIGSHRPSVKTYLLGSNAAAIVRHAKTNVLVIR, encoded by the coding sequence ATGTACAAGAATATTTTGGTGCCTGTCGATATTGAGGAAGATCTCCTGACGCAAAATGCGCTGGAGCATGTGATTTACATGGCTAAACTGACGAATGCCGAGGTGCATTTCCTGTATGTTCTGCCTGATGCACAGGCATTCGTCACTGCATACTCCTTTGGTATCAAAGAGTTTGAAAATAAAGCCGTGGCAAACGCAGAAGAGAAGTTGCTGACGTTGATCGATCATATCGATCTGCCGCGAGAGCGGATGTCTTACACTATCCGTTTCGGTACTCCACGTGATGAGGCCTTGCTACAGGCCGAGGAGATGGGGGCTGATTTGATCGTGATTGGCTCCCATCGTCCGAGTGTGAAGACTTATCTACTGGGGTCTAACGCGGCGGCTATCGTTCGTCATGCCAAGACGAATGTGTTAGTGATTCGCTGA
- a CDS encoding AraC family transcriptional regulator has protein sequence MKLCCDECCAIVLTESDVNVRFSEGVPVKFNANHLMLISVENDAIDFSLLEPAYVLYITRDLIKDYLHFLKKDLTSYAPISRNFPPYMMEPCRTPYVFKEAARHSVMRDTDEIEYERKRSLTFAALSIFLNNKNFIPFLMRMVRNNISANVYNIIQSDINKTWSLTTVASCLCLSPSSLKKKLKNEQTSYSKIVTDCRMRYAVEQLLVFNKNISQVSALCGYSSTSYFISVFKEYYGMTPLNYVHRYRDGAMLS, from the coding sequence ATGAAACTTTGCTGTGATGAATGTTGTGCGATAGTTTTAACAGAAAGTGATGTGAATGTCAGGTTTAGTGAGGGCGTACCCGTTAAGTTTAATGCTAATCATTTGATGTTGATCTCTGTGGAGAATGATGCAATAGACTTTTCGCTACTAGAGCCAGCTTATGTGCTTTATATTACTAGAGATTTGATAAAAGATTATCTGCACTTTTTGAAAAAAGATCTGACCAGTTATGCTCCGATATCACGTAATTTCCCACCCTACATGATGGAGCCTTGCCGAACACCCTATGTATTCAAAGAAGCGGCACGCCATTCGGTGATGCGGGATACTGATGAGATCGAGTATGAACGCAAGCGTTCGTTGACATTTGCCGCACTATCCATCTTCCTTAACAATAAGAATTTTATTCCATTTTTAATGAGGATGGTGCGGAACAATATTAGCGCAAATGTCTACAATATTATTCAAAGTGATATCAACAAGACCTGGAGCCTGACGACGGTGGCGAGTTGTCTATGCTTGAGTCCCAGCTCATTAAAGAAAAAACTAAAAAATGAGCAGACCAGTTACAGTAAAATTGTCACCGATTGCCGCATGCGCTATGCAGTAGAGCAGTTATTAGTCTTCAATAAGAATATCTCACAAGTTTCAGCCTTATGTGGCTATAGTAGTACCTCTTATTTTATTTCGGTATTTAAGGAATATTACGGAATGACGCCGTTAAATTATGTGCATCGTTATCGTGATGGTGCCATGTTATCCTAG
- the idi gene encoding isopentenyl-diphosphate Delta-isomerase produces the protein MIEVVLVDQQDKPLGRMEKLAAHREGRLHRALSVYLFNARGELLLQRRAADKYHAGGQWSNTCCSHPLPGEANDQAAMRRLQEEMGMQCALDPALTLYYRVDVGQGLTEHELTHVFVGRSEQNPQLNPAEVDAFAWRAPEQILQHMAQQPDYYTPWFRVCLPQVLQHLAACPREVV, from the coding sequence GTGATTGAAGTCGTTTTGGTTGATCAGCAGGATAAGCCGCTAGGACGGATGGAGAAGCTGGCGGCACACCGTGAGGGGCGCCTGCACCGAGCCCTGTCGGTTTATCTCTTCAATGCGCGAGGCGAACTGTTGCTGCAACGGCGCGCCGCCGATAAATACCATGCCGGTGGGCAATGGAGTAACACCTGTTGTAGCCATCCGTTGCCAGGGGAAGCGAACGACCAGGCCGCGATGCGCCGTTTGCAGGAAGAGATGGGGATGCAATGTGCGCTCGACCCGGCCTTAACGTTGTATTACCGCGTAGATGTGGGGCAAGGGTTGACCGAGCATGAGTTGACTCATGTGTTTGTAGGGCGTAGCGAGCAGAATCCACAGCTCAATCCGGCAGAGGTTGATGCCTTTGCGTGGCGCGCGCCTGAGCAGATCCTACAACATATGGCTCAGCAGCCGGATTATTACACACCCTGGTTTCGTGTCTGCCTACCGCAAGTCTTACAGCATCTTGCCGCGTGTCCGCGTGAAGTGGTATAG